The proteins below are encoded in one region of Brassica napus cultivar Da-Ae chromosome A6, Da-Ae, whole genome shotgun sequence:
- the LOC111213368 gene encoding cytochrome P450 94B3, which translates to MSFLMSFFVIAFLIIIISIFSSSSTKKTQETNVNGPPSYPLIGSILSFNKNRHRLLQWYTKLLRLSPSQTITIPLLGNRRTIVTTNPENVEYILKTNFFNFPKGRPFTDLLGDLLGQGIFNVDGHSWSSQRKLASHEFSTRSLRSFAFEVLREEVETRIVPVLSTAADVGTTVDLQDVFKRFAFDVVCKVSLGWDPDCLDLTRPVNPLAEAFDTAAEISARRATEPLYAVWKAKRVLNVGSERRLREAIRTVHELVSEIVRAKRKSLEIGTGQEAKQDLLSRFLASGHDSEAVRDMVISFIMAGRDTTSAAMTWLFWLLSENDDVEKKLLQEVEPLMSLGLGFEELKEMSYMKACLCEAMRLYPPVSWDSKHAANDDVLPDGTRVKKGDKVTYFPYGMGRMENLWGKDCEEFKPSRWFDSEPGITEPVLKPVSPFKFPVFQAGPRVCIGKEMAFMQMKFVVGSVLSRFEIIPVSKHKPVFVPLLTAHMAGGLKVKIKRREIK; encoded by the coding sequence atgtccTTTCTCATGAGCTTCTTTGTTATAGCGTTTCTTATAATCATCATCTCAATCTTTTCATCGTCTTCAACTAAGAAAACTCAAGAAACAAATGTAAATGGACCGCCGTCGTATCCACTCATTGGTTCCATACTCTCTTTCAACAAAAACCGTCACCGTCTTCTCCAATGGTACACCAAACTCCTCCGTCTCTCACCGTCGCAAACCATCACAATTCCTCTCCTCGGAAACCGTCGTACCATCGTCACAACAAACCCAGAAAACGTTGAATATATTCTCAAAACAAACTTTTTCAACTTCCCGAAAGGTAGACCTTTTACTGACCTCCTCGGTGATCTCCTCGGACAAGGAATATTCAACGTAGACGGTCACTCATGGAGCTCGCAACGTAAACTCGCTAGCCATGAGTTCTCGACTCGTTCGCTAAGGAGTTTCGCTTTCGAGGTTCTTAGAGAAGAAGTTGAAACACGTATTGTACCTGTTCTTTCGACAGCAGCTGATGTCGGTACGACCGTTGACTTGCAAGATGTTTTCAAACGTTTTGCTTTCGATGTTGTTTGTAAAGTCTCGTTGGGTTGGGACCCGGATTGTTTGGATTTGACCCGACCCGTTAACCCACTTGCGGAGGCGTTTGATACCGCGGCTGAGATTAGTGCTCGCCGTGCCACGGAGCCTCTTTACGCTGTTTGGAAGGCGAAGCGTGTGTTGAACGTGGGAAGCGAGAGGAGGTTGAGAGAAGCGATCAGGACAGTACACGAGTTGGTTTCCGAGATTGTCAGAGCTAAAAGGAAGAGTCTCGAGATTGGGACCGGACAAGAAGCCAAACAAGATCTTCTGTCGAGGTTTCTAGCGTCCGGACACGACAGCGAAGCGGTGAGGGACATGGTTATTAGTTTCATCATGGCGGGAAGGGACACTACGTCAGCGGCGATGACGTGGCTGTTTTGGTTGTTATCTGAAAACGATGACGTGGAAAAGAAGCTATTACAGGAAGTGGAGCCGTTGATGAGTTTAGGGCTAGGGTTTGAGGAACTAAAAGAGATGAGCTACATGAAGGCTTGTTTATGTGAAGCCATGAGGCTTTATCCACCTGTGTCGTGGGACTCTAAGCATGCTGCGAACGACGACGTTTTACCCGACGGGACTCGTGTAAAGAAAGGAGATAAAGTGACTTATTTCCCGTACGGAATGGGGAGGATGGAGAATTTGTGGGGGAAGGACTGTGAGGAGTTTAAACCCAGCCGATGGTTTGATTCTGAACCGGGGATTACAGAACCGGTTTTAAAACCCGTTAGTCCTTTCAAGTTTCCGGTTTTTCAGGCAGGACCGAGGGTTTGTATAGGGAAGGAGATGGCGTTTATGCAGATGAAATTTGTTGTTGGTTCTGTTTTGAGTCGGTTTGAGATTATACCCGTTAGTAAGCACAAACCAGTTTTTGTTCCTCTCTTGACGGCTCATATGGCTGGGGGACTCAAGGTGAAGATCAAGAGAAGAGAAATCAAGTGA